The Brachyhypopomus gauderio isolate BG-103 chromosome 17, BGAUD_0.2, whole genome shotgun sequence genome includes a window with the following:
- the LOC143481106 gene encoding ADP-ribosylation factor-like protein 13B — protein MRSRPIYTEFPTRGIHKVQYNITQHALVKKAGDLPPDTSGGSTRTQKAATQVLRQLVRRLGCALRGCPGVEDNSQLLLLPVCLSEAQSQPKVTLLMVGLDNAGKTATVRGIQGENPVNVAPTVGFSKVDLKQGKFQVTIFDLGGGKRIRGIWENYYSESHGVVFVVDSSDIQRIHETRATLAEVLRHPRIAGKPVLVLANKQDQEGALPEADIIESLSLEKLVNEQKCRCQLEPCLAVLGYGRTVDKSIRRGLKWLLSNIAEDYEAISERVQRDTAKQRAWEEQDRKERAERVRQIREERDRKEREEAEQEERRVEEKKEMEEGVNMPSPIQPINSVVHEAGFPPSQ, from the exons ATGCGATCCCGGCCCATCTACACTGAATTTCCTACTCGTGGGATCCATAAAGTACAGTATAACATAACACAACATGCCCTGGTCAAGAAGGCTGGAGACCTCCCTCCAGATACCAGTGGGGGATCTACCAGGACCCAGAAAGCAGCTACGCAGGTGCTAAGGCAGCTGGTGCGGAGGCTGGGGTGTGCTCTGAGAGGGTGCCCAGGGGTGGAGGACAACTCCCAGCTGCTCTTACTCCCAGTGTGCCTCTCCGAGGCTCAGTCCCAACC GAAGGTGACGTTGTTGATGGTGGGCCTGGACAACGCTGGCAAGACTGCAACCGTGCGGGGCATTCAGGGAG AGAACCCAGTCAATGTGGCCCCCACGGTGGGCTTCTCCAAGGTGGACCTGAAACAAGGCAAGTTCCAGGTGACCATCTTCGACCTCGGCGGCGGGAAGCGCATCCGCGGCATCTGGGAGAACTACTACTCAGAGTCGCACGGCGTGGTGTTCGTGGTGGACTCCAGCGACATCCAGAGGATCCATGAGACCAGAGCCACCCTGGCCGAGGTCCTCCGACACCCTCGCATCGCCGGCAAGCCCGTGCTAGT actggCCAATAAGCAGGACCAGGAAGGAGCATTGCCTGAAGCCGACATCATTGAGAGCCTATCACTGGAGAAGCTGGTCAATGAGCAAAAATGTCGCTGTCAGCTT GAGCCGTGCTTGGCGGTGTTGGGCTACGGCCGGACGGTGGACAAGTCCATCAGGAGAGGCCTGAAATGGCTCCTGAGCAACATCGCCGAGGACTACGAGGCGATCTCTGAGCGTGTGCAGAGGGACACGGCCAAGCAGCGGGCCTGGGAGGAGCAAGACAGGAAGGAGCGAGCAGAACGAGTGCGGCAAATACGGGAGGAGAG GGACAGAAAAGAgcgtgaggaggcggagcaggaagagaggcgagtggaggagaagaaggagatggaggagggtgTCAACATGCCCAGCCCCATCCAGCCAATAAACAGTGTTGTTCATGAGGCAGGTTTCCCTCCCAGCCAATGA